The proteins below are encoded in one region of Candidatus Margulisiibacteriota bacterium:
- a CDS encoding ATP-binding cassette domain-containing protein, which produces MSYQNINPNIIEVKNLSKYFKATKAVDDISFSVEKGGIFAFLGPNGAGKSTTIKILTTLLQPTSGQVKVNGFDPQKNKDKVRQSFGIVFQDPSLDEELTAYENMELHGILYKIKTKLRKQRIEELLKMVELWDRQKDLVKTFSGGMKRRLEIARGLLHHPQIIFLDEPTLGLDPQTRNLIWNYIQELNKKEGITIFFTTHYMEEAAKIAQCIAIIDHGKIVASGSTKQLMEQTKTSSLEDAFLAITGHEIREENPDNLDRFRRHMRRR; this is translated from the coding sequence ATGAGTTATCAAAACATCAACCCAAACATTATAGAAGTTAAAAATTTATCTAAATATTTTAAAGCAACAAAGGCTGTGGATGATATCAGCTTTTCGGTAGAGAAGGGTGGAATTTTTGCCTTTTTAGGACCTAACGGAGCTGGAAAATCTACCACCATAAAAATTTTGACCACACTTTTGCAGCCTACATCCGGACAAGTGAAAGTAAACGGTTTTGACCCTCAGAAAAATAAAGATAAAGTGCGACAATCCTTTGGAATAGTTTTTCAGGACCCCAGTCTGGATGAGGAATTGACCGCATATGAAAACATGGAACTCCACGGCATTCTCTACAAAATAAAAACAAAGTTGAGAAAACAACGTATTGAAGAGTTATTAAAAATGGTCGAACTCTGGGATAGACAAAAAGATCTGGTGAAAACTTTTTCCGGAGGAATGAAACGCAGATTGGAAATTGCCCGCGGACTTCTACATCACCCGCAAATAATTTTTCTGGATGAACCCACACTGGGACTTGATCCGCAAACACGCAATCTGATTTGGAACTATATACAGGAGTTAAATAAAAAAGAAGGAATAACTATTTTTTTTACAACACATTATATGGAAGAAGCTGCCAAAATCGCTCAGTGCATTGCCATAATAGACCATGGCAAGATTGTGGCCAGCGGCTCAACAAAGCAACTTATGGAGCAAACAAAAACTTCTTCTCTGGAAGATGCCTTTTTGGCTATAACCGGACATGAGATACGTGAAGAAAATCCTGATAATCTGGATCGTTTTCGTCGGCATATGAGGAGAAGATAG